gattaatgtgattaGTTGCCGTGTGGCCGTTCCGTCGCGtagaagcttgccggtgggcatGTCTGGTGCGCGACCAACTTGAAGCATGCGACGGAACCGTGTCGACGTACCGTTAATCACTCACAGTAATTTGCCAAACTGCAATAAAGTGCAATAAAATAAGTCAAACCACTCAACAGTATTGGAAATGTAAACAGTCAAATATCTCCTTAAGTGTATTTAATCTAAAATGACAACATTTTAGTGAACATTTCCATAACATAGTCGCTTAGGTAAAATAGGATAAGATttcgattattattattattttattttttaaatctcaatAATGGACCAAATCTTGATCTTGACTAATGTAAGAATCATTTTGAAATgtcattttactttaaattactgcatttatttattaaaaacatattttattttttcagaAATATTTAGTTTTACAACTTTTTTGTGAAGGCCAATTATCAGTATCAGTCTGAATCGTATGTAGCATGGTTGAAGAACAGTGTGGTAATGACCTTAAAGTTTAACGTTTAATCTTGCCTGATGATTGAGGCATAGCGCCACCTCCTGGAATCTCAAGTTTGTTTAGTGTCTGTGGTTCAATGTCACAAGAGTTTATGCACAATCATGCTGTCTCATTCATTTGGGTTTTAATGTATGTGTAGATAataaccctgacacacacacacacgcacacacacacacacacgcacacacgcacacacacacacacgcacacacacacgcacacacacacacacacacacacacacacacacacacacacacacgcacacacacacacacacacacacacacgcacacgcacacacacacacacacacacacacacacacacacacacacacaaacactcacacacacaaacacacacacacacacacgcacgcacgcacgcacacacacacacacacacacacacacacacacacacacacgcacgcacacacacacacacacacacacacacacacacacgcacgcacacacaccttgACATCAGGGAAGTAGGTCTTGAGTGTGTTGGAGCTGGGGTAGCGGGCGTAGAAGAACATGAGCTTGGCTTTCTTCAAGTGGCAAGGAGACAATCCCTCCTGGGTGTAAACATGAGGCCAGTTaaggagacacacacaaacacacacacaaactaacaCACTCATAAAGAAACACATTTCCCTCCCCCACTGCGGACAAAAGGATATTCCTCCAGCAGTCAGGTAGAGCTCTCCTCCGTCCATCCCTCCTCCTCTCATCCCCCCGTCACCCCTCATCCCCCTCTCTCTGCCCCCGTGCGCGTGGCGCGCGAGGGAGGGGTCCAGGTGACCGAGCAAGGGGAGCGGTGGGAAAGAGGGGTGAGACGAGGGGTGAGCCGAGAACTCCAAGAAAGGGTCGGAGTTCAAGTAGTCCTTGCGGGACGGGGGCAGGTGGGGGAGCTGATGGTGGTGGAGGGAGCGAGAGAAGAGCTGCTGCATGGAGTAGTGGAGaagggggagagggagggggggaggaggaggtggagggggaGGCGCAGGgaaggaagaagaggaagaagaagaggaacagGAGGTAGGGTGGAAGGAGGTGGAGAGGTCTTTGGGTTGTGAAGATAGAGGCAGGAGGGGAGGGTGAGAAAGAGGAGGAGGGCGAGAAAGAGAAGGGTGATGAAGGCTGAGGTTCGGGTGGTGAGTAGAGAGAGGAGGTCCGAGGAGGGGGTGGGCTTTTCGTATGTCAGGTGACCTCTGAACAGCCAATGGCATCGATAGATCTGAGGGTTCAGAGCGGTGAGGCGGAGCACCACTGCTCCTGTTTTGAAGCTGCTTCTCCCTTTCTCCATCCTGCCTCCCCGTCTTCTCCTCGTTCCCTCTCATCTTCTCCTCCCGTCTTCCTTGTGTTAACAGTCCCATCCacacccccctctccctcccgcCATCGTTTCCCGGTGGGAGAAAGGAGATGGcggcaggaggagaggaaggatCCGTCATCTCGGTGTAAAGGCGGAGGACTCGGTCGATGACTCGGGCCACGGCGCTGCCCAGCTCCACCTTCAGCGCCTGAGCGAACTTCTGCCCTCCCTCCtcaccctcctcctccacccctccATGCCAGTCTCCTCTGACCAGACCTCCACAGTCCAACCACAACCCCGCCTCCTCCATCACGCCCTCCAGGTGCAACCCTCTCCCTTTCTCCATCCTCCCTTCTCCGTCTTTCTGCCGCTCCTCTCTCTGTTTGTGGAAGCTGTCGAAAGGGGAAACGGAAAGAAGAGAAAAAGCTTCCTTCTCCATATCTCCACCTTCAATGTCCTCCTCATCGTACATCCCTTCTGTgatgtcctcctcctcctcctcctccatcagtCCGGCATCTTCTCCTCCATCTTCTCTGTTTCTGCACCTCcctttcttctcctcctcctctgccatGTGCTTTTCGCCAAAAGCCCTCCATACTTTCTCCTGCAGGGCCTGCAGTCTCTCTCTCGCCTCATCCAGCTGCTCCTTCAGCTCCTCCCTTTCTCTCCTccttccttccctccctccctctcgccTCCTGCCTCCTTCTTCCGCCTCTCCGCCTTTTGGTCGGCTCTCCAGTTTCATCCTCTTCACTTTTAGGACGTCCTGACTCCACTCAGCCGCAAGCGCAGCATCGCTGTGCCTCTTCTTGAACCCCATTAAGCTGTCCTCTCTCTCCAttcctccttcctctcctccatCTGTCCCTTGCTCCACCTCTCCCCTGCCCTCCTCCAAGTTTCTGTCTTCCTGTTGTCTCAGGTTTGTGTTGAGCTGCCCTCCAATCCTCCTGGGTGCCCCACCCGGCTGGAGGAGGTGGTGTATGAGGGGGAAACCCGGGGGTCTGAAGGCTGGAGAAGGGCGCCCTGCACTGGGTGGAGCAGGGAGATCTGTGGAGCTGAGAGACGGAGCGAACGCGTGAATCTGGGGGGAAGGGTCCTCGAAGAGATCAGTGGGGGAATCCATCACtgtagagacagacagagaggagagaaagacagcATTCATGTTTTTGTAGTTCTTAAAAAGCCTCTAGTGTGATCACTATGCACAATCCAATATCATTTATCAGCTCATTTACGCTACACAGGAACAGCAACAACACACGTTCTTCTGCTTGATATGTACTGCACATAATGATGCTGTTAAAAGAACAATAATCGTGTTTATATTTGTGCTGGTATCAGAGTGGTACTGGTATCAGAGTGGTGCTGGTATCAGAGTGGTGCTGGTATCAGAGTGGTGCTGGTATCAGAGTGGTGCTGGTATCAGAGTGGTGCTGGTATCAGAGTGGTGCTGGTATCAGAGTGGTACTCGTATCGGCCAGTATGCAAGGCAACAATTAGATTATCTCCAGTTCTGCATAAGAGGGGAGTGGGATCTTTAAATCGAAAAAACAGCCGTCTGATTCATCCATAAGGAAATTCTTGTGTAAAATAGTTACAAAAATGTGTCTGAACCAGCAACAGTAAACCCCCTGCTTTTATATTACTGCATGAGTAATAATACATTTACGATGTTATATAAGAGCCATTTCTATGCGTTGCTCTTTGAAAACTTTGATACAGTTTTGTGATTATACTTGCATTCTTTTACTATTCAATAAAAAACTTTAACTTGTATTTTACAGTGTcgtttttgtacttttactgcaTCTGAGGGCCAAGTTTTTCCTCAATTAGAATAatgttctgttttgcacctgtGACTACACGATGTTGACAAATGAATCGATGTGATAGATCTCGGTGTGCCTGGCACATGACTTCCGCTCACCTGGACAGTGAAACAGGTCACCAGCCTCTCCCAGGACACAGCCGCTTCCAGTGGTTATAAAAACGCGCTGCAACGTCCTCGCATAAAGCTGCAAAATATCAAAAATGGGATCATTTTGAGCAGCTAGCCAGTGAGATGAATACCTAAATGGCCCATGCAGCTTTCTTACATGACATAGGAGGGAACAACACCATGTAGAAAGTGACCTCACTGCGATGgaagtcagagagagagagggagtgtgTGCAAGGGGACAGAAAGGGGGGTGCAGCAGGTTAACATCTGGCTCATGATCTTTGTATCATATCACCACCTCACTTCAAACTACCTTTCCTGTTTCTATCAACTGTGTGCTGTCTAAGAAAGCCCATGAAAACACATGGAACAAAATGGAGGGCGATAACAGTGTTTGGAGGTGGAACTTGCCATGTAGCACAATAACAACGTAGTGATAACACATGTTTTTATAGCTGGAAAATATTGACAATAGGTACTTCTGCATGGCGTCACATACAATAGCTGGAAGAGCTTGTAAAACAGAAAAGCAGACGTAAGGCTTATGAATAACAAGTTCAAGTGGTTTTGTGTAAAACAATAACATAGAAGCAGTCGTTGGAAATAAAGTCTAACGTTTAGAGTAGTGCTGCTTAAAATGGCATATGCTGACATGTTTCCAAGAAAAATGTCTTCATTGATAATCCAAATGATACTAATTGTTGCAGATATAATAAACAGAAGTGTAAGTGGTTGTTCCACAGTAAGTACAAAAAAGTACATCTCACTATTTAACcaagtttaaaaacaaacacagccccattatcttttttttcagtATGTAACCTCCTCTCTATCGCGACGCCCCTTTCACCCTTTTTCCTTCCTCTCTAtccctctctcatcctctcttcctctcctgtctctgttatcagtgcaggcagcttgTTAAGCACTGTTTGATCAGAGTGTTTAccgtcaaacacacacacacacacacacacacacacacacacacacacacacacacacacacacacacacacacacacacacacacacacacacacacacacacacacacacacactcacactcatacACACTCGCACAAAAGAGAAAGAGGCTTGAGAGAGGCTGACAATGGTCAATGGTCCTCTGGGAGTGAAATAGAGTGAGAGTAGCATGTGTgtttcaatgtgtgtgtatgcatatcagagtgtgtgtgtgtgtgtacagcagtCCTACTTAGCATTGATAACACCCCTAATCCACTTCAGATGGATACACTAGCGCTCACCCAACAgaatgatggatggatgataaATGGACAGACAAAATGTGAACACAGTATTTTACATTTTAGGCGGATTGAGTTACTTGATGATTACGccatagatagatatatagatagatagataggtagatagatagatagataggtagatagatagatagatagatagagatagagatatagatatagatagataggtagatagatagatagatagatagatagatagatggatagattgatagatagatagatagagatagagatagagatatagatatagataggtaggtaggtagatagatagatagatagatagatagatagatagagatataGATATatggagagagatagatagatagagatatagatagatagatagatagatagagatagatagatagatagatagattgattgatagatagatagatagatatagagatagagatagagatatagatagataggtagatagatagatagatagatagatagatagatagatagatagatagatagatggatagattgatagatagagatagagatatagatatagatatagatagataggtagatagatagatagatagatagatagatagataggtagataggtagatagatagatagatagatagatagatagatagatagatggatagattgatagatagagatagagatatagatatagatagataggtaggtagatagatagatagatagatagatagatagatagatagatagataggtagataggtagatagatagatagatagatagatagatagatagagatataGATATatggagagagatagatagatagagatataGAGATAtagagatatagatagatagatagatagatagatagatagatagatagatagatagatagatagatagatagatagatagatagatagatagatagatagatagatagatagatcagTGCATTGGTCCCCTGGTGCAACATGAAGAGAATAATCCCACTATAAATAGCTAAATATCAATTATTCAAATGCCCTGTCCTCTCGACTATAATACAGCCCAGATGGCAAAGCAGCCAATGCGCTTATATCAGGGACAGATTAGCTTTTCAAAGCCAGCGGAAAGCTGCATAAAATATGAACACCGAGCAATGAAAGTGAAAGCTGTTAACCACTAGATTAGACTTAATAATGGCACTCTTGGACTGCTGTAGCTGGGAAAACTGACAACTCGCGCTCAATAGAGCCCACActggtattaaataatgtagGCCTATATTTGTTCATTCTAATCTGTGTGCATGGGCTGATGGCATGTACTAAAAAAAGGGGCAGAAATCGCATTGGCCAACATGTTACCCCTCGGTGTCCCAAATATCATGGCTTGCAGGCCCAATACTACAGGCAgttttaaatgaataaaaaacAAATGAGCATAGATATATGAACCATAACTGCAGATTGTTCTGCATACTGTCAGTTATCAATATCTGGGAAAATAATTGCTATCACGACGAAGACTTTTTTTCATTTGTCTGCGGGCTTATCTACCTACACAGGTATTATGTATCTAAAACTTAAAAAGATAAAttaatatatattgtttttcatTTCTGGCCTGATAATGTTTCATTTGTTATAATTACACACaagtattaaataaaatatatggtTTGATTATTGATTAAAtaattgtatatttatttattgaattatTAAATATCTAAAAAATGTATcactttgttttaaatattattattactgtaatgtatcatctatctatctatctatctatctatctatctatctatctatctatctatctatctatctatctatctatctatctatctatatatatatatatatatatatatatatctagctATGTATCTCGTGGGAATATGGTTACTTTGAATAATTTATATAATGTTTGAAGCTTATGTTTGAAGCTTCCGCGTGCAGCAACATCTGCCGGTGATGATGCCACGCGCGAGAAATCCGCTTTGGCCATTCTGACGCACGAGTTGTGCGCGGGCCCGTGACAGTGCGTCCTGTGACTAATTGGCAGCGGTGGACTAATGTCGCAGTGTAAAAAGAGAATAAACACAGTGAGCCGTAACTCGAAGCTTATTAAAGGTGGAGAATGTTATAATttttaagtttaaaaaaaatgaacttactCTCAGTCACCGAGAAGAGCTCCAGCGATGTCAGCGGGAGCTCC
This genomic stretch from Pseudochaenichthys georgianus chromosome 18, fPseGeo1.2, whole genome shotgun sequence harbors:
- the prox3 gene encoding prospero homeobox 3 — encoded protein: MDSPTDLFEDPSPQIHAFAPSLSSTDLPAPPSAGRPSPAFRPPGFPLIHHLLQPGGAPRRIGGQLNTNLRQQEDRNLEEGRGEVEQGTDGGEEGGMEREDSLMGFKKRHSDAALAAEWSQDVLKVKRMKLESRPKGGEAEEGGRRREGGREGRRREREELKEQLDEARERLQALQEKVWRAFGEKHMAEEEEKKGRCRNREDGGEDAGLMEEEEEEDITEGMYDEEDIEGGDMEKEAFSLLSVSPFDSFHKQREERQKDGEGRMEKGRGLHLEGVMEEAGLWLDCGGLVRGDWHGGVEEEGEEGGQKFAQALKVELGSAVARVIDRVLRLYTEMTDPSSPPAAISFLPPGNDGGRERGVWMGLLTQGRREEKMRGNEEKTGRQDGEREKQLQNRSSGAPPHRSEPSDLSMPLAVQRSPDIRKAHPLLGPPLSTHHPNLSLHHPSLSRPPPLSHPPLLPLSSQPKDLSTSFHPTSCSSSSSSSSFPAPPPPPPPPPLPLPLLHYSMQQLFSRSLHHHQLPHLPPSRKDYLNSDPFLEFSAHPSSHPSFPPLPLLGHLDPSLARHAHGGRERGMRGDGGMRGGGMDGGELYLTAGGVYTQEGLSPCHLKKAKLMFFYARYPSSNTLKTYFPDVKFNRCVTSQMIKWFSNFREFFYIQMERFARQAVREALTRDGAPRVSREGQLRVGRDTELYRILNMHYNKSNVYQVPERFIEISEVALREFYSAIWTGRDSDPCWKKGIYKIICKMDSPVPDAFRLPGCPIG